In Octopus bimaculoides isolate UCB-OBI-ISO-001 chromosome 27, ASM119413v2, whole genome shotgun sequence, one DNA window encodes the following:
- the LOC106881775 gene encoding uncharacterized protein LOC106881775, whose protein sequence is MESNNDNWSEKLSETIQRIRKYVIFILTYVAYCITRYIVLLFQRISWGIMGVEYIRRDARRGLQYKQSAHVQDIIWRRKLYDISIAHPVNFITVHNGFKHPTYVLKQKVTLYCLTKHEAVFVETTENVDIYSSDVIPAFHNAQFKHAQKIITMPLASFHKMASDLGEPRMPIIWISRTWRCGSAIMRQMFESIPGTMVIGEPDALTSLSNLERDQIISKSEYKQLLESTIRILCKPNERAKLVCIKTRPCCFRMVPDIYSTQPSIRHIFMYRNSLKTVTSVVGTTLNSNILFQIVRFIVDNNSLSKILPCVRRKMYDMFGHLNKSDKTLKDTAPNFSTVGIIIAGWASSVSKCEELRNYNIPILPVIFEDLIKYPRKTCELLFEYFHIPEENVTLAVDGFRKDTRRASTILARLPLKNETRRNIEPEKRAEADAILKKYSLPKLGERYEIPGFLSID, encoded by the coding sequence ATGGAATCAAACAATGACAACTGGtcagaaaaattatcagaaaccATTCAGAGGATCCGTAAGTATGTGATATTCATCCTCACATATGTCGCCTACTGTATCACACGATACATCGTGTTGTTATTCCAGCGGATATCATGGGGCATCATGGGAGTAGAATACATTCGCAGGGACGCTCGCCGGGGACTCCAATATAAGCAGAGTGCACATGTCCAAGATATAATTTGGAGAAGGAAGTTGTATGATATCAGCATAGCACATCCAGTGAATTTCATTACGGtccataatggtttcaaacaccCGACATATGTCTTGAAACAGAAGGTGACGCTCTACTGTCTCACTAAACATGAAGCTGTGTTTGTTGAGACGACAGAAAATGTCGACATATACAGCTCAGATGTGATTCCAGCATTTCATAATGCTCAGTTTAAACATGCTCAAAAGATTATTACCATGCCATTAGCTTCTTTCCATAAAATGGCTTCTGATCTTGGTGAACCACGCATGCCTATCATCTGGATCTCTCGAACATGGCGCTGTGGTTCAGCAATCATGCGACAGATGTTTGAAAGTATACCTGGTACAATGGTAATTGGTGAGCCAGATGCTTTAACAAGTTTAAGCAACCTGGAACGAGATCAAATCATTTCAAAGTCAGAATATAAGCAGCTTTTAGAAAGTACCATTCGAATTCTTTGTAAACCAAATGAACGAGCTAAGTTGGTGTGTATCAAGACCAGACCATGTTGCTTCCGAATGGTACCTGACATCTATTCCACACAGCCATCCattagacatatatttatgtaccgaAACAGCCTAAAGACAGTCACATCCGTTGTAGGAACCACACTGAATTCTAATATTCTCTTCCAAATTGTTCGTTTTATTGTTGACAACAACAGCCTCTCCAAAATACTGCCGTGTGTGCGCCGTAAGATGTATGACATGTTTGGTCATTTAAACAAGAGTGACAAAACATTGAAAGATACGGCACCAAACTTTAGCACTGTTGGAATCATCATTGCTGGTTGGGCTTCGAGTGTTTCAAAATGTGAGGAACTTCGTAATTACAACATACCAATTCTACCAGTTATTTTTGAAGACCTCATTAAATATCCACGTAAAACTTGTGAGCTTCTCTTTGAATATTTCCATATTCCTGAAGAAAATGTAACTTTGGCAGTTGATGGTTTTCGAAAGGACACAAGACGAGCATCAACAATTCTTGCCAGGTTACCATTAAAGAATGAAACAAGAAGGAATATTGAACCAGAAAAACGAGCCGAGGCTGatgcaattttaaagaaatattctttacCAAAATTAGGAGAACGTTATGAAATTCCAGGATTTTTAAGTATTGATTga